One region of Dehalococcoidales bacterium genomic DNA includes:
- a CDS encoding sulfurtransferase TusA family protein: MVEVDVRGYSCPVPVVKTKKAMEANPGKVLKVLADTQAAAQNVARLGKNSGFEVETSEGDGYFTLILKPVSSKA, encoded by the coding sequence ATGGTCGAAGTTGATGTGAGAGGCTATTCCTGCCCTGTTCCGGTGGTAAAAACTAAAAAAGCAATGGAAGCTAACCCCGGTAAGGTATTAAAAGTGCTTGCAGATACACAAGCCGCCGCTCAGAACGTAGCCCGCCTTGGCAAAAACAGCGGGTTTGAGGTTGAGACATCCGAGGGAGACGGATATTTTACTCTGATTTTGAAGCCCGTATCTTCTAAAGCATAA